The window CATAAACAGAAAGGAATGATCAACAAAGACAAAAACCAAAGATCAAACATTTGAAAATGGAATCTTTGCAATTTCACGACTTGATGTTTCGACATTGTGTGGACAATGCCAGAGCTCAGAGGAGGAGGACTCCCGCCCATTTAAATTGATCTGTCTCTTCTTGGATGTATATAAATGGATGAGATCTCATTGGCATATGGAGACTCTCTAACTCTATATACGTACTACTTCTAGCTGATTGCTTGGTAATTAGAGGTATATATATATATGTTAATTAGATCGAAAATTCAAAGTCGATCTCAACAATACATATACCATTTTGTGATATCGAAATTCTCAATCAATCCTCTATATATACATCATCGATCATGTTGAGTTCAACGCTCTACTTTTGAACCTATTCAGTTTTATGAATCATTTGAACTAAATCATAAAATTAGTAAGAGTTTTCTGTCTAGGATTTAAAGAATAGACGTATATAATGTGGCCGTTTTAGCTAGTGTGATAATCCTTGATCATGAGATAATAATATTCGTTTAACCAATCACTTAATCAATTAACAGGAGAGTTACATGCATGTATTGGAGACTGGGATAATCTTTGGTCAAATTAGAAGAAACCTATTTTGTCTGGGTCAGATATGTAAAGCTGCGGCAGCGAACATAAAGCTGTAGAAATAGCGAGCATATACTCTACATAATTTCACCAACTTTGTCCTCTCTCCTTGCAATCATCTGAGCGAGGCTCTCACAATAAGCGATGAGCTGCTGAGTTTGTGTACCTGTAGTACTGTAATCTATATCATGTAAACGTGTGCATTTGTGTACTCAAAGTACAGGAGTAGTAACATGTAAATACAATAATGTAGCTAGGAGCTATATATATATTATGAACTTAAACAGCTACCATCAAATTAACTTGGGTTGATTAATTAATGTCAAACCAAACGATCCAAAGGAATGTTTCCAAATTTTAGAGCATGTATATCGATTTGTCCATAATGCGCATATATCACATTATCTGATTAGGATATAAATCGATCATATAATTATATCAGAGTCGACGGAATTCATATCTTCCAGTAAAAAAATAAAAATAAAGAATGATTTGCCACCAAATAATTAGGTAGGCGGCGAGTGAGAGCGTGATCGAGCTGTAGTCTTTTGTTGGGAGATGGGGAAATTTGTGAAATGATATAGCACACCACTTTCAAGGGTGTGAGGGTTATCACAGCAAGCTGTAATAGTCTTCACACCAAGTGATATAACACATTACTTTTAGGGATGTAAGGCTGTAATAGCCATCACACCCTTAAAAGTGGTGTTTATGTGACCAATTAACTAATTAGTAACTATTAAACATGTATGCCATATATAATTAGTGAGAACTGAGCACTAATCTACGGATTATAATCCAAACTACATATTTAGGGAGCTATGGGGAGGCATCTATCTTTCTTTCCTCTCGATCGATCGGGACCCATTCGATTGGTCGGCTGTCAAACTGACGTGAACCTTAGGTTTCCCTCCCTCTCTCGATCAAATCATGGCAATTTGGAATTTACTCGTAATGTGAGCTCAAACAACCATATTATATATGTTTAGTTCCAAAATTTCATCACATTATGCTCGCCAAACCTAAGAATAAAGCGTTGTTTTCACTTCTAAAGCTCAAGTTATGACTCTCGGAATGGGTTTAATTTGAGCTCAAATTCAATCTAAAAAATTTTCAAGTAAATTAATTGTACGTGATGCATCGAGAATAGCTAGCGTAATGCAAGTATGTCTTCTACATTCAACACATTTCTTTCAATTGTATCTTCCGATAGGGCGGGTAACACAGCAGTAATTTTACTTCGACCAATTTGATGTGAAAATCTCTTCTGATATTTTCTAACTTAGATAATTAAGTGTATGTATCAAATGCCAACATATATGATGCAATTAGGTTGTAATTCGTACCTTTAGACTTTGGCAAATGAATCTTTAGGCCCTAAAGATTCATTTGCCAATCGGTTTGTTTTTTTTTGTTTTTGTTTTTCTAAGCCCTCTTACCTCTATTAATAACTCAATCAATCAACCAATGCTACATACTATGGCTCATCGACAATTTATTTGGAACTTATAACCATCTATTTTTATTTCCTGTACGTATGTGTTATTGGGTAAGACTAGGGTGTGTTAATGCATGTGATGCATTAACTTTGTCCTCAAATTATAAAATGAGTTCTCAAAGTAGTAATATTTGTTCTCAAAGTTATAATATGAGTCTTTAAAGTTGTAAAAAAAATTAGTTATAATATTAGTCTTCATTTGTTTTTAAAGTGGTAATTGAGTCCTCAAAGTTGTAACAACTTTTTTGTTTTAATCACTTTGAGGACTCAGTTACCACTTTAAGCACACATTTTACTACTTTAAGGACACATGATGACTAATGTTGCAACTAAAATTTTTTACAACTTTAAAAACTCATATTACAACTTCGATGACTAATATTACTAGTTTGAGGACTCAATTTACAAAGTTGATTGAAGTATGCGTTATTTGTGTTATTTGTATGCGTTTAGAGTCATTAAGTAAAAAGAGACGTCACTTAAGTAATGTAGTAGTATATATATATATATATATATATATATATATATATATATATATTCAAACTAAGAGACATGCTAATATACCCACTAATACCTAATACATTATTTTTCTATTTACCCAATTAGAAAATGACACCTGGCATTTTTATTTTTCTTATTTTCCATATTTAACAACACATTTACAGTAATATTATACTTCGTTCATAGCACGTAATTTAGTTAATATCTTGTAATTACACATATGAACATTTATTACAAAAGTATTAATCAAATGTCCTTATATTTATATATTTATAAAAAACCTTGTGAAATATGTAATTATTATTTCAATACAAAAGACACCACCTAATTACAAAACCGAGAACCCTAACATGGATGAAGACATATGCTCTATTTGGTCTAAATCTAAAAATTTATCATCTTAACAACACATTCGTCTTTAATTTTGTAAAACATGTCATAAATTTATAAGTCTGGTACATATCTCATAATTACAACATATATATGAACATATATTACAAAATGTTTCAACCAAATGTGATTGTGTTTTTAAAAACGTTGTAAAAGATGTACGTAATTATTTTCTCAATACAAAAGACACCACCCAATTATGGAATTGAGAACTATATTGCGTGAATGAAGACAAATGGTCTATTTGGTCTAAATCTAAAAATTTATCATCTTAACAACACATTCGTTCTCAATTTTGTAAAAGGAGTATTTAATCTGTAAATTTAGTCCAGACATAAAAATTATAATACATGGACATTTATTAAAATTTTCAACTAAATGTCCTTGTGTTTGTACATACGGAAAAACGTTGTGAAATATGTAATTATTTCCTCAATGCAGAAGACATCACGTAATTACAAAACCGAGAACCTTATTACGTGAATGATGACATATGCTCTATTTGGTCTAAATTTAAAAATTTACCATATTGACAACATATTCGTCCTCAATTTTGATAAAAGACTCTTAAATTTGTAAATTTGGTCCAGACTTCGTAATTATAACATATGAACATTTATTACAAAATTTTCAACCAAATGTCTTTGTTTTTGTTTTTGTAAAAAATATTCAAAAAACCACGGTATAAAAAACTTGTGGGTATCATGGTATAAAAAACTGGTGGGTACTATAGAATTTCCCTCAAAGTATCTTTATCAACTTAACTATAACCAAGCATGTCTACACATTCTTTTCATACAAACTAAGAGGTAAGAGGTACATACACCAAGATAGTTATAATCTCAATATCGACAAAACTTGAGCTGTCAACAATTTGGACTCAACTATATTGTGACTTATACGAGGGATTGAGCATTTGACAAACTTTTCAATCACATTTTTCGATCTTAACCGTTTAGTTTTTAGGTCATAATATGTAGATCACTTCTGCAAAATTTCAGTCAAAATGGTGATCATTAAGATATTTAAGATTATAAGCATGCATGAACGGTCCAGGTTTGGTAGATTTGATCCATTCATTGCTTTAAGCTAGTTCGAGACTTTAACGATCACCAATTTGACTGAAAATTTCCAGACTTGATATAGTCATATAGACCTATAAAGTGAACGGTGGAGATGGAAAAATGTGATAGAAAGTTGGTGTAAACCCTGTCTCTCATATAAGTGTCAAATCAGAGATCCGTTTTTGGAAGGGCCCTATATATCTCAAATAAGACGTTTGTTATTAATTGTTATAATACGAGGACGAAAATATAGAGAAATTCTACGGTACCTATCCGTAAGTGATACCTACATTTACAAATGTGACAACATATTTATAGTCAAAGTGGTAATACTGAGTCGTTGTTTGTAATCTTGTTCTAATAATTGTAATTACAAAATGTACAACCATTTTACAACTTTTTGAACAAATTGTTCTCATAGTTGTAATTTTGTTTAACTTCATGTAAATAGTGTAAATAAATTTGGTAAATTTGTTCTCAATGTTGTAATTTGATTCATAACATTGTAATTTTTGTTGAAGTACATATAAAATAAAAGTAGGATATACATCCCAGTACAATAACTTGTCTCAGAAATATAATCATCTAAACGAAATTACTACCATATATAACTATGCACTAAATACATGAATCATAGAGGAAATCAATTTAACGATGAACTGATATCACAACATGAGTTCTAAACAGGCTGTAATTCATTGTTTCTTAATTTATATAATAACACTAGCTCGCTCTAGGGTTCCCTTGCTCTTTCTGGTTTAGTTTCTTTGACAAAGACAGCTTAAAGCAACGCGAACGGTGCAGTATAGTAGTACATTCATATGAACATCTCATTATCATCTACTCTTGCACCAAATAATAGCACAAAACAAATTAAGGAGTCCCCGTGCCAAGACTAGTACTGGAAATTAACCTTTTATACACTCTTCAATACGCTATTATATCACAATCTTTGTCAAATAAACAATAAGAAAAGACGTTCAAGCTCCATTATATATATAATTTCTTTTTTCTTTCTCTCTGTTTTCATATCTTGTTATGAATACTTTGAAGATAATGTAGGAAGTTCTCTTCCGAGGATGAGTCGAGGACAGTCGAGAAGGGCTACCCTCTGTGTCCGGCGAGTCAGTACTCTTTGGTGTCAAACTGAGCTTCTTAAGGAGTGTGTTTTGCAGTGGTGGTTTTGTAGAGCCGTTGGGAGCAAAATTTGTGTGTCGTTGGTTGTGCATAAGCATGTATACCAGTTTTGGTAGTGTTTGTTGTGTTTTATTTATGGCATGTTATTAGCTGTGTAAGGAGCGCTCCTTGGCAACGTTGTAGTAGTGAAGCTGTACAATGGAATGCATACCATTTAATGGGAAACAATATTGACAGCACTGTACGTACTACGTTGCGTTGCTTCAATGGGAAACAATTGCTCTCTATAACTAACTAGCAGCTAGCTAGGGTTTTAGATTTTGCGGTGCTGCGTACGTAGACTTGTTTGAGTTTTGTACCATAACAAGCTGGAGTGTCTGAATCGTGTTAATTAGCCTCGTTGTATATATTTTGGGTTTTACATTTTGCGTAGAGCTATTTGAGTTTGTACTTTGGTTCAATATATATTTGCCCGCGGTAGTCCGGGTACGACCACTTGAGTTTTGGGGTCTCTGCCGGTTTTAAACCTAGACGAAAACTCTAACAAAATTCTGTATCTGTTAACTTGCTCCCCCAATACAGTAACAATCTTGATGTGATCAAGTATGTTTGGTCATGGAATGATTATAACACTATGACCAAATTTGAGCAAACTTGTTTGAGCGAGGCTTTAATAATTTATAAAAGAAAAGGACAAATGCTTTTTTATGCTTATCGAGGGAAAACGTAGCATTCATGCTGATGGCACTAAGATAATAGAAAAGAAAGAAAAAAGAAAATAAGGAAAGAAGCAGCATAGATAGAAATGAAGAAAAAGATGGAAACAGAAAGCAACTCATATGAATATTGGCCCCCATGGCAGGTCTTCTCACGGGGTCCCTTTACCACAATGTGAGAATAGAAGATCTCCATCTTCTCTTCCAAATCCCTCAATCCCCCTCTTTTTAATTTTGCCTCTTCCTAGCCTATTCCTTTCACCTCTCCTCTCGCACCCTCCATTAGTTGCTAGCTTTGCTTTATTTAGCAATAAAAATTAAAAAAAATCAAGCTAGTTCATCAGAGTCTCCACTGATCCATCGATCGATCCATCACTGTGAGATCGATGTCTCACGACAGAGGCAAGGCATTCTCAGGTGGAGATGGATCTTCATCGGGGTACTCGAGTCCGAGTCCCACCGATCATCATGAGCAGCAGCAGCAGCCAGCGACGCCCAGCAGGTACGAGTCACAGAAGAGGAGGGACTGGAACACTTTCGGACAGTACTTGAGGAACCAGAGGCCTCCAGTCCCTCTCTCCCAGTGCAATTACAGCCATGTCCTCGAGTTCCTCAGGTACCTCGATCAGTTCGGGAAGACCAAAGTCCATCTCCAGGGTTGTATGTTTTACGGCCAGCCGGAGCCACCTGCGCCTTGCACGTGTCCTCTCCGGCAGGCCTGGGGAAGCCTGGATGCTCTCATAGGGAGGTTGAGGGCTGCTTATGAGGAGAACGGTGGGGCCCCTGAGAGCAACCCTTTTGCTAGTGGTGCAATCAGGGTTTACTTGAGGGAGGTCAGGGAGTGCCAGGCCAAGGCTAGAGGGATTCCTTACAAGAAGAAGAAGAAGAAGCCGACCGCAACAACTCCGACCAGCAGCAGCAGCAGCAGCAGCGGCAGAGGGGGAGGAGGAGGAGGAGGAGGACCTGGAAATAGTGATCGTGATTCTTCAACAAGTTCTATCATGCACTTCTCTTGATCGATGCTAAGCTCGCTCCTCAGAATTTGGTAATTATTCATTACATTGTAACTAATTTGCCTTGTTGTCTTTCATTCATATATGGCCTTGCTACTA of the Fragaria vesca subsp. vesca linkage group LG6, FraVesHawaii_1.0, whole genome shotgun sequence genome contains:
- the LOC101307414 gene encoding uncharacterized protein LOC101307414, which translates into the protein MSHDRGKAFSGGDGSSSGYSSPSPTDHHEQQQQPATPSRYESQKRRDWNTFGQYLRNQRPPVPLSQCNYSHVLEFLRYLDQFGKTKVHLQGCMFYGQPEPPAPCTCPLRQAWGSLDALIGRLRAAYEENGGAPESNPFASGAIRVYLREVRECQAKARGIPYKKKKKKPTATTPTSSSSSSSGRGGGGGGGGPGNSDRDSSTSSIMHFS